A segment of the Nasonia vitripennis strain AsymCx chromosome 2, Nvit_psr_1.1, whole genome shotgun sequence genome:
ACTATAGAAGTGTGGCAAATTTGCAtaagaaatataaattactaatgtaaattttataaataaataaacataaaaaataatgatgcaTAATGAATGCATCATGTTGCATTGAATGAAAACTAGTTTGTCAAGATTTAtactatttatatataatacttttttctgtacatgcaaatttattaactagttaataattaaaaaattccatTAAAGTTTTAACAGTCTTGTTCACATACAAGTCTAATcatatatcattattttacaAACTTACATAAATGATATGCTTCTTGTATATCAAGTTTTTGGAATCACtgcatcatttgaatttttttcaattttgttaaaacaaaaaagtgcttttttattttcttgtatttccatttgtttgattttttcgAACAACATTATTGAATGACGTTTTTGAAAGAACCTGTCTGTTAACCAGCGATCTTGCTTTCTCCTTAAATTATCTATACAAGATGTTAATTTTGCAGTTTCAAATTTacattgtttttcttttaatttgcTTGACTCTTTAATAGCAACAATTTGCCTATTTAGATGTCTTGAGGAAATTAACAAAGAATGGATTacctaaaagaaaaaatcatttttataaaatgaaatttaCAATTCTCCAAGTactaattaatttgtttacatTGTCTTTTCGTTTGTTTTGCTTGTGTAAATCTTTCAACTgattattcaaattaaaaataatttcatttttgtttttgacaGCCAGTTCATTGTTGCATGTTGTACAACTGTGTGTATgattttctaaaatatttttttttagagattcaGTCAGTTTTATTGATTCAGCCacaagatttttaattttcgcctGTAATTAAAAGTACATGTATGCAGCAAAAATACTAGGAAATGTAtataaatccaaaaatatttttctcaaacGTTTAATTACTTGAATTCCTAATGATtccatattattattatttttcctccTGTTGCTTTCCTTCATCAATCGAATACGCTTCCttgaacaaattttaacaCAGTTAGTTTCATGTGGCACTAcgcaaaaaagtaaaaaatgttcaacagTCACTTACATCATAAGGCAGCATTTTCGTTTTGCATCTGATAGAAGTTTAtctttggttttgatgatattttgATATGTTTGCTTAGtcttcaataatttttgttcattgTTACGTATTttaatctgaaaaattaaagctctttcagttgtaattaattttgctctacttgaaataataataataaaaataattacctCTAGTGAACCATTTCTTTGTTTTAAATCATctatttcattttcttttttacttaaACAAGCAGACAGTCTAAAACATGAAACTTGTGGTGTGACCAAcatatggaaaaaaattgatttttaataaaatttccaTGATTATACCTGAGCATATTGTCCTGTTCTATATTGTAGCAAGTTAATACTGATAGTGGTGCTGTGATTTCACGGAATGTTTTCTGTAAATTGGATAATAGCAATTCTtgtttttctaataaattcaatgaAACATTAAGTTCTGATTCCGCTGAAATATACGCAAAGGATCATGAATTAATTAGCAgtatattaaaagaaaaataatcaatacaTGAATGTATTACCAAGAATTACGTGGTCTGATAAtcctttttctttgttatGAATAACTGTTTGGACTGAAAACTTGATAAAAGCCTGTTTTGCATTCATTACTTTATCATAAATACTTTTATGGATTTCTAGAGCTTTGCACAAGCTGGAAAAGAATATCATATcatgttgaaaaaaaattataatgtcaagtaattattaaaaaacgcaagttttacttttcatttaaaaaaagacaGTTGAATTGAACTGCATACGAGTTGTCTATTTTTACAGACAATTGCTTGAGTATATTTGGTTCATTTCCTGCAGAATTACAGCAGGTAGCACCAACTGAAGTTTTTGAACTAGTTGCCTTGACATCCTTCATCACCAATTTATTTTCACTTGCTGTGCTTGCAGGTAAATTCTAGAATAATTGAATTattcacaaaatattttttcactaTCTGTATATAACTATTATAACaactataatttaaaaaatctattCTTACCATTTCTGTAGTATAAGTATTCGTTTGTTGAATGTTTTCTTTGTGCGATTTTGTTGAGAGGTATTTTTGCCAGATTTCAGGAGGTAAATTTAGTGGACGAATTATTCGTTGTCGCCTCGGCCTGCACCCGGCACGTTTCACTTGGCTTACTtgtctttttgtttttcccaTACTGTGTTAACACTTGGTACAATCTCAAAATGTTGTACAGGTTGAAGGAGTTGGAAGCTTGTACTAGAGTACTAACCTATATGTAAAGGACACCACACTGTAAGAAGTATCGCATTTCTTTATATTCTTTCGTTATTTGCGTATGTTGAGATCTGATTCACAGAATTCCAGATTTCAAATACCATAACAGACTATAGAGTGTAGACCGCCGCCGACGGAAGATAGTCTTTTTGTATTTGTGTATAGTATATTTACTGTACctagtatacctatatatatatatatatatatatgtatatatatatatatatatatatatatatatagtacaaTACAAGCGCCCTCACCGCAATCACGTGGCGAAATTACAAACTAGGGGGCCCGAGtcgaatttaaatattaaattgtCAAATTGAGTATAATTGAGTCAAATATGTCATAagtaaagtttttaaaatgttgaGTATcagaaatatattaaatattcgAGAAATCGCGCTTTATTCATCAACTGGTCTATCTATGCAGCTAATACAATTATAATGAATTACAGCAAAcacataataaaattaatttttatacaaacatttttatttttttttattcttacaAAATTGTGgaagtattatttatataatcaaaaacTGTACAAATtacattacttttttttttattgatgattcATATTGTGTATTCTCCAAGTGCCCCCACAAGGGCAACCTTTTGCCCACCTTTGCTCCCATGCTCTTATCGCTGCAGTCCTTGTAGTGTTATGTACTTGGGATTTTGCTCCACAcctatattaaaaataatcaaaattaaaaacactCGAGTAAGTATATGCAAGTTGGAAATATTGATTGAACAAACCTAGTGCATTGTTTTACAAGAAGAGGTTGTTTTCCTAAATATAAATGCCTAACAGCATCAACTATTTGTCCATTATGCATACATCCTTCAACTGGATTTAATTCTGGTATAAAAGTTAAATCTGGTTCACTGCCATACTCCAactaaaatgtatttatattttatgtatttttatgtatatgatgtatagtttttatattattaatataaataattgtaataatttattacttgGAGCGGaaaactttgataaaacaaaataGGAGTTGCTACGGCAGTAATACTGTTTGCTTGATATACTTGTGGAATCATTATTTGATTTGGCAAAAGACAGCAGTCATCTGGAAAAAGTATTTGCAGGTAAATAATCAAGTCTGagtatttgaataaataatactttCAGTGCTTTTTTTTACCTATTAACTGATCATCAACTTGTTGTTGTGTCTCAGCATTTGGTTGAACTAGCTTGGAGAGAAGTTGAAACAATAATCCTAACACATCAATATTATCTGCACTTCTGAGGAATACTGGTAAGCACGAAGGTCGCAATAATCCCCAAATACGTATGATTACAAGAAGTTCTCGTAACATGTTAAGTGCTTTATGATCTTGGACGAGTTCATACTAACAagatatgaaaaaaatcattggataaaaatcatttttaacaaCGAGACAAAATGTAGAATGTAAACTTACACCACTTGGTTGTTTCATTTGCATTCTCCGTTCGGGTAATCTCACCAATAAATTTAATGCTAGATCTGCTACCCACTGGATTAATTGTTGTAATGACTGTAGAGTAATGGGTTCTACTGTGAATTCCTTGGGTTCAATGTGGAGCAAAACCTGGAAAATAATAATGGTATTGGTGATCATTTTCGAGATTTGCTATttacgaatttttttctttttttggacATTACCTTGTCTACATCAGTAATAATATTATCTGTTATAACAGATGGTAAACGTTCAGCTGGTACTTTGTCATGAAAAGTGTCAGATGGCCTTAATAAAGACTTGAATGCTGTTGCAACTGAATTCACCATAAATAACGAAGTCAGGTCTGCTGCTTTACTCTGTCCACTGACAAGCATTCTGTTGAAAAATGTTAGTAATACATGTTATTTTATGTGAACAAGCTAGTAAcattatttactaaatttgtATGTACTTTACCTATAAAGAGAAATTTTTATGCACAAAAACTGCATGTAATGATATTGCTGTACAGGTAAAGATTGTCTATTAAATGAAGCATCAAAACGTTCACATAATGCTTCAATCATTGATGATCTAAGGCATAAAAGTAAATCCAACCAGTCTAATCCTGTTAATAAACAGTACTCTAACAAAGTACACGCATAACCTAATGTTATAGCTGAACCTGCAACATATTAATCAGCTTCGTTAGTAAGACAGGGTTAATTTTTAGATATCAAGATAAGTTGATtctatatacatgtatgtatacCTTCTGGAGataatttataaacatataaaCTTCCTCTGGTATCAACaagtaaaaatatacatcCCAACCATGACATATCTATGCAAGAAATTGTGGATGATGTTCTTGAACATTTGTTCAAGGGTTCATCCTGACGCCAGCTAGTATTTAATGATGAAACAGCAATTTCTTTTAAACCGTCGTGACTAAGACAATGAATCGAAGAGTCTGCTAAAGTCACTAAAATATAACTTGTTGGCGTGACTATAGATAATTTTGTTGTTGCTATAGCTGTTATAGAATATAGACATCTGTATAAAGCTTGATGTTGCCAGACCTGAAAACACACATAAgtttttctcaaaaatttATGATTCAGTATTATTAATGCTTGTACTTGTAGTTGCATGgaagaattaaatttataaaaaaatttcttacaaCTGCTTTGAAAGGTTCGCCGCAAGGTTTCGATTGAAACAATTTATGAACTGGATGGGTCTTTTCACTTAATTCCCAGACTTCAATAAATCCATTACCATCATTATTTGCAGCTACAATTAACGAATCTGCAGTTTCTGATACAGCAAATTTAAGATGTGTAATGGTGGCATTGGctagaaaaagaaatttcttGGTAGGAGAATGCCATTTTTTATTGTGAAATTCATAAGACACATACTTGAATCATCTTTCGGTGCTCCATCTTGTAAAAAGAAACTAGGCAAGGCTTGTGAAGCTATAATGCATCGTTCGTCAGTCTTGCGAATAGAAACCCGAAAACATCTTATTGGTAATGTAAAACTACCACTGCTTACAGCTACCAAAAATTGACCatctgtaataaaaaaatgttgcaaTTTGAATGTtgagtaaaattaaaaaattacaagctGTTCACATAACAAAAACTGAATGTACTTTTTGCATAGCTAATGTCAACAGCAGTGATTCTTTGGCGTATATTTCCTATACTTTCAGTCGCAGAACAAATAGGATTTTGTTTATCTTGTGTTATCATCACAGCACCCAACATTCCTGTATTAGATACTATAAAAACTCCCTGAGCTGCTCTTCCACCAAACTGCTTGACTGATGGTGCATAAGGAAGATGAGAAAATTTTTCGTTGTACAGCGTACTATCTTTTTTGTCAGGAACTAGACTAGTCTAAATAGAGAAATACATTCCATATTAATTTCAAATACACTGGCAAATAACGAATATATCAAGCGATTTGTAATACCCTTTTTCCATTATGAAACCAAGCAACTGCCAAGATATGTTCACCAGGAAAATAATGAGAGCCAATGAGCATCCattcatttaaaatataatcttTAAATGTCCAAAGCTGAACAAGCCCTGTTGAATCCGCAATCACAAGTTTTTCTCCAGATAAATCCCATTTTAAGGCCGTAATAGTACCTTTATTAGTTAAAACTctagagaaaaagaaatgggaaaataaatgaattttttgtcaaaattcaagaataaaatattaatatgaaatatgaaaaattcaattacttGTAGGGATGCCATGGCATATTTAAGTCGCAGACATAAACATGACAGCCCCATGTTTTACTATTTGTGTCATTTAGTTCTGTTGTTGCTGTGAATGCAACGATATTTCGACTAGATAATGAGCACAAAGAATGCTCATCGTGGGTACTGGAACAAATGTATAATTAATGTTTTCAATGTTTctgttatatatttttgatgaaccaactttatttacaaatttcaAATACCTCTCTTGATTAAAAGATGATTTTGCAAATGTTTTTCTGTTTACTGTATATAGCAAATCCATATTTGCTCCCAAgtcataaatattataactTGAACTTTCTAAAATTTATGCATTTCTTCTAAATTTTGAGTTATTAAATGTTCATTACTGCAGATATGACAAGTAATTGAGCTGGAAAAttggttataaaaaaatattacgaaAATTGTGCACTGCAGCGATACTTAATTGACAACATGAAAAATCAGCTGGCTACACAAATATACACCGGCCTATTTGGATGCGTCCCTATATACTCGCGTCAAGCTTGGTATAACCTCTAAGTACACATCATACGTAGATATGTACCGATGTGTACGTGTCGACGTCTCGACCAGGAAAAGAAGACTGTAGAGTGTAAAGAAGGAGTCAACGGCgggatataaaatatataggaGTTTGAATTTGCCAGAAAATACTGAAAACTTTTTCAGTCATATTCCGCCGCATGGTGGCGCTTCAAACATTTGTCTTCATTGTGACGTCACTTGCCAGAATGATTTAAAAACGAGCGTTTTCAATgaactaaattttattttatatatcgGAAATTATAccttttacaataaataaatgacttattatctaataatttacaaattcaATGAACACTGTTATGAATTAACTGATAAATAAGTTTATATGTCGACATAGAAACTGAAACAAATTTGATCGTTGTGAGCAAAATGACTTGGCTAAAAATTCATTAtcttcacatttacaaacgcaTGATTACGATGCTGCTGTAACAAATCAGTATATATTATCATATATTGCTGGATTTGTTGTGaataaaattgagaaatttaCTGATTGTACAGAATGCATACTTAAGTTGTCTTACCAAAAATAGTAAATCAGAGCAGCATCGGTTTATCAACCTTATTGACGAAGGATCCCTGCAGTATCCAAGTTTGCCATTAGAAAAACTGATTGAGCAATTGGAACAAGcgacataatttatttataacaaattGTTGATGAAGTAAGTCGTTTGGAGAACGGTCATTTTGATTGTCTGCCTCCATCACTCTGTCAAATCAGTTTAAAAATGCCGCGATTTTtaacaagatggcggccatccTGAAGTGTATACAGCTGTTCGCAACTCCGCCTATCGGCGAATCATTTTCTTCTGAATAGTTTTAAGGATTTTGCTATAACGAATGACTATGGTATAATACATGCAGTCCAGATCGTGACAGTCACGGTAAAAGACATGGTCGCATTTTCGGTTTTAATATGATTTGGCGCTCAAtttaagtatataatatacagcATCAAATAAGATCATGAAGTCATGAATTTAAACGCGTAAATTAATTAGAGACAGTACAAGAACTAGTCCATAATTTGATGTAAGAGTGATTCCAATATAGTTTATAAGCCAATATTTACAGAATGTATATCTtgatatatctatatagagaTTAGTTCCCTTgcaagtatttttttctaacgccatttgtttttaaaaatcgacgatttaaaaatatcgtacaataaaaaaattcaagctaTAATAGTAGAATATACATACGCATACTTGCAtgtttattcattttaaataaatcgCGCTCTCGTGTTTGCGCAAGTTCTCTTTCGCGTTCCTAAAATGATCACATTTTGATAAAATCCGGGATATATTTGATACTTATATATGCTTGTATGTATGCATGACTTCCGTTGGCCTTGCGTTGCGCGATTGGCAAGTACCGACTGACCTGACCGACAGAGCGACGATGAAACGATGAACGACGTTGCAAAAGTTGCCGACGTCTTGCGGGAGCAGTCAGTGTAATATAGCGTGAAATGAAAtcaagtatataaaaaatcagGCTTTTTCCCAAGAAATATACTGTTTATCAAAATTTCCATTGCTTCTCTCTTAAAGCATTACGGACCTCTTATATAAAATTACGAAATGATTTCTTTGCAATCTCACAATCAGGTATGTATATAAGTCTATTATCATCAAGTAATACTTgaacatttattttatagcTCATTTAGTGTTGCTAATCAGAAAACTGGCGTTAATCTTGATTGTCAAGACTAGAGATGTGATAAACTGAATTTAAATTCAAGGTCCCAAGTTTGTTAATCCTATCTGGTCTTATAACCTTCAGTACTCGACTGTATTTTTATACTCTTGAGATTAGCAACTTGCAAGTTTCCTTTGTATCTTGCAATAATACAAAATAGCTTGACATATATATATCAATACACTtgatgtgtgtatatatatatgtgtgtgtgtgtgtatatatatatgatatatatacAATGAACATTGCAATTCATGTTTCGCAATTCGTAAAACCTgccaaattttttttgttttctatatttttatgatataaATCATATACTTGTTGTCATTTCTATCATTGCTTGCGTATCATTCTAAAAACAAACTTCTGTATGAATTAAACATTCATAGGTACTATATCATCTGACCCAATTCACTTCTGCTATTACACCAAGATCGGCCACACCATTGTCAGCTCAAgtaaagcaaaaaaatgatTCTATAAACAAGAAGACTGAGGATATACTTTGTCAAAGCAGTTTTTCGGAGGTACAATGTTGCAAAAGTTTGGTTAACATGcagtattttataaattataaattgaccCTCATTATTCTTTTTGTCATGTTACAGGCGGTTAAAAGCTGCAATGAATTAGCCTtggataaattaaatatacaaaatttaataactCCTTTGAGGATCAGCAGAAATGATGTATGGGATATCTTGGAACAGCTCTCTAAAACAGAAAGTTCTGAAATTggaagaaaaaacaacaaatgGAAGGTATCCTATGTTTCTGGTTCTAGCTTCGCAGAAAATAAGAGAGGCTTGTCTACATCGCAACTATCTGATAGTAATCAGCTGAAAAcggtttatttttttatcaaaccACAACGacgatttttacgaaaattttgTTCTTTAACAATACACCCCAATAGTGCAGCACAAGTTAGATATTTCAAAACAGACCGTAGCATTAAAGCTGAACTTGATCGAAATCCTACATTAAGTACTCGAATACGAAAATGGATTGGTTTAAACACCCAATCAGTAAGTTGAGAGTGTATTTATCAGtcattattgtaaataaaaaccacATATTTATCTTTTGTTACTTGGATGTTAATAAACAGGATAGCAAGCTGGGAGAATTGTCTGGTGATGAGGCAATAAGCAATGCAGCAAATAGAGAATATCGGGATATAGAAAAATTGAGTAAACTGCTAGGCGATAAGTATGCCAAACTTGACGAACCACAGCGAATTAAAGTAGCTTTTGGTGAAGGTTACCTAGCTGGCCGAAATCAAAAACCTTTTGGACGAGTATacaaagtattaaaattttcacagCAGATTATAACAACTGTTATAgttcttataatttttattttttttataggtgCGTATAAATGTTAGTATTACTTTTGATGTATAcacatatttaaatttaataattatcatataattaattaactaaTTCAAGAATTGTTCTTTTTAATCTAAAATCCAAATATAGACATGCTTTTGCAAAAACATTttatgataattattattataattatctaTTACAATATCTATAAGTAAATCAtgcaattaaattttttctggaCTGATTTTCAGCAACAACAGAAGGAAGTATGTTCAAAATGAAACTTGGGAATAAGTCACAAGTCGATCCAGAAGaaattaatgtaaaatttaatgatGTAAAGGGGGTAAGTAGCACTAGAGACTCctgaaaaattgttaatttaaaacacagatacaaacaaatttatttatcaatttcTTACAGGTAGAAGACGCCAAGTCCGAGTTAATGGATGTTGTGGAATTTTTGAGAAATCCTGATAAATTTTCAGCTCTTGGTGGAAAATTGCCGAAAGGAGTATTACTTGTTGGTCCACCGGGAACAGGTAAAACTCTCTTAGCTCGAGCCGTAGCAGGGGAAGCTGGTGTGCCTTTCTTTTATGCAGCTGGACCAGAATTTGATGAAATATTTGTTGGTCAAGGAGCCCGTAGAGTAAGAGATTTATTCAGTAAGTATCAaaattggttttttattttgcaaatattGCAATGACTGGTTTGTGTTTAaccaaaatatatttttcagagGCTGCCAAGGAACATGCTCCTTGTGTAATTTTTATAGATGAAATAGATTCAGTTGGAGCAAAACGTACAAATTCTGTTATACATCCACATGCTAACCAAACTATTAACCAGCTTCTTTCAGAAATGGATGGGTACGTAAACGGCTTTTTTTTGCTGTCTCTAGACAAGTTATGAATGATAATATGATCCCATCTGTTCACCTAGATTTCACCGAAATGAGGGAGTAATTGTAATAGGAGCAACTAATAGGCGTCAAGATCTCGATAAAGCGTTATTAAGGCCTGGCCGTTTTGACTCAGAAGTTACAGTAAAAGCACCAGACTTGATGGAGCGCAAAGAAATCATAGATTTATATTTAGGAAAAGTTCTCACTCGCGACGTTAATGCCGAGCTGTTAGCAAAACGAACTATTGGATTTACCGGTGCCGATATAGAAAATATGGTATGCCTCTTGAAATGTTGAATCCGACAACATGTACAACCACTAGTTGTTAAATGATGAATTgccattttataaaatcattgtTTCATCATAGATCAACCAAGCTGCCTTACGAGCTGCTATTGAAGGTGCTGAATATGTGACGATGGATCATTTAGAACGTGCTAAAGATAAAGTTATAATGGGACCTGaaggtaaaaagaaaattctagACGAACAAGAAAATCGTCTAACTGCGTATCATGAAGGAGGTCACGCACTAGTATCGTATTTTACGAAAGATGCTGTGCCTTTGCATAAAGTCACAATTTTACCGCGAGGACAAGCATTAggatatgtatgtatatcaaTAATTTGCTGTACATAATATTTAAACCAGCAAGATTTATAAATCTAACATGTTTCGCATCCCTAGACCCAGTCTCTTCCCAACAAAGACACACATTTGATGACCAAAGCACAAATGCTTGCAAGTATGGATGTGTCTATGGGTGGTCGTGCCGCAGAAGAGCTTATATTTGGACAAGATCAAGTTACATCCGGAGCTTCAAGTGATTTTGTGGTAAATACTTTTGATGTAATAGTATCCTCATTTATCAAACACACACTTGAAAACAACTGgatcgattatttttttttagaatgctACAGCAATTGCAGAAGAAATGGTTCGGGTGTATGGCATGTCGGAAAAGTTTGGATTCAGGGTAATTAGATATCCAGGAGAGGAGGGTGGTATCGATTACAGTGCGAGCACAAAAGAGTTAATTGATAATGAAGTTAGACGACTTTTACAGGTAAGAAAAGAAGCGTAGAATAAcgtaattcaaaaatttaacttggaaatttttttttcaaggaaTCATACGACCGAGCTAaagcaattttaaaaaatcatagtAAAGAACACAAGCTATTAGCTGAGGCattgttaaaatatgaaaCTTTGGATGCAGAAGATGTCAAGACACTCGTAAGTGGAAAAAAATTGCGACACGAAACTGCCAACGATGTGAACCGAACGGTCGTCGACGTACCGAATAACAtcatgtaaaatatatattgttttGGACCGGTGTCATTATTTTCGAGAATATTGCTTTACTTTGATAATTTCATTTAACTCTAGActgcttttttattaaaagaaaaaaattattcaatcttGTATAATAACGGAAAATATGTTGAACACATTCCACAAGTACACttgcaaaattaaaatgatatACATTTCTCTCTATATTAATATGTTAAATTACTTGAACAGTCTAGATTTCAGGCAACATCATATCATTATATCTTGAAAGCACATGTTCTCTTTCTAACCGACTTGACATCAtatactataataaaaaagcagattgTAGGTCATTATCTGCGTTAtgcatatataatataagtctAAATCAATTACaatctatttataaaaaaattaatttaaaaactgtttAAACCATtgaaaactatatatatataatttttacagttaaaaaaatgtaaatcatACGTTTTTGATTACTTGTTTAtagtttcaaaaattattaaagcaataatttaaaaagaatgATATGCTTTTTATgatttatatatatgatagtttactgcaaataatgaggcgttttcattttcaaaacaaGTGTTCATCTTTTTAATAACTAGTTAGTAGTACCCTTTTTAACCGACCAATCAGACGACAAACCGAACAGATAAAGTGATCGAAACTTTTAGGTATAGAATTACTTTCAAAAAGCTCCTACTTAAAAACTAGAACAAGTTAATGATTTTTGGCTCCAGAAACGTAATAATTGATTTGGATCTTGTTTCAAAAACAATACGTGCATTAATTTTAGGCCATACAATATTAACGTTTTatttatcatatatatatatatattaattataaattataaaaaattatatatatttatttattcatatatatatttatatttcttaGACTTAGCGTATTCCTATCTACGTTTTTTCTACCTCAAGAACGTTATTCAACTATTATATTATCACTACTCAAGTTTACAATTctataaacattcgtgcaaaTTATCTATTGCcggtgcttttttaaaattcattttataataaattttttgtctgAAAATTATTGATTGAATGGTCCAGGAAAAATCTGGCTTTTCGCAATACTCGTAACAACGTTGGATTCTAGCAGTTGTTTTTCCGAGTTCATGGCCATGATTTTTACAGATTGTACGTACGATTCGTTTGGAAAATCTAGATACATTTACATAACTTGGGGTCGCTGATTTGATGCTTCGACAGAATGGCTTAAAACTGCAAGAATGCACCAGATTTGTTCTACATTTTTGACTTGGCATCAGACATACATACATTCGTATAAAACAatcaagtaaaaaataaatcaaataatcAAGAGAATATGTACATTTCCATACATATCTATAAGCACTCATGCAAATATCACAGTTTACTAAATCAtcaatacaaataataataataataggtTTCTCATCTTTGCATTATATTATCAGTAGCGCATGTTCGTACTATATAAATAGAATGTGTTTTGTACAAACACAAATATTCGAcattcgtttattttttcttttttttgtttgaaaaatttcttttttaaagctCAAAGTACGCTATTTGTTATGATATAAAGGTTGACTATATTCGCTCAGTACgtgtttaaaatttcaaaattaaaagtttattgaaaaatgtgctattttgtttaaaaataatgccTATCaagaattatattataatatcagACGCAAGTGCGTTGACTTTAGctgtatgtatattatatatgcaGCACGTAACACTAATATGATGGAAATAAACTGCTTTTTacgattt
Coding sequences within it:
- the LOC100122927 gene encoding mediator of RNA polymerase II transcription subunit 16, whose protein sequence is MDLLYTVNRKTFAKSSFNQESTHDEHSLCSLSSRNIVAFTATTELNDTNSKTWGCHVYVCDLNMPWHPYKVLTNKGTITALKWDLSGEKLVIADSTGLVQLWTFKDYILNEWMLIGSHYFPGEHILAVAWFHNGKRTSLVPDKKDSTLYNEKFSHLPYAPSVKQFGGRAAQGVFIVSNTGMLGAVMITQDKQNPICSATESIGNIRQRITAVDISYAKNGQFLVAVSSGSFTLPIRCFRVSIRKTDERCIIASQALPSFFLQDGAPKDDSTNATITHLKFAVSETADSLIVAANNDGNGFIEVWELSEKTHPVHKLFQSKPCGEPFKAVVWQHQALYRCLYSITAIATTKLSIVTPTSYILVTLADSSIHCLSHDGLKEIAVSSLNTSWRQDEPLNKCSRTSSTISCIDMSWLGCIFLLVDTRGSLYVYKLSPEGSAITLGYACTLLEYCLLTGLDWLDLLLCLRSSMIEALCERFDASFNRQSLPVQQYHYMQFLCIKISLYRMLVSGQSKAADLTSLFMVNSVATAFKSLLRPSDTFHDKVPAERLPSVITDNIITDVDKVLLHIEPKEFTVEPITLQSLQQLIQWVADLALNLLVRLPERRMQMKQPSGYELVQDHKALNMLRELLVIIRIWGLLRPSCLPVFLRSADNIDVLGLLFQLLSKLVQPNAETQQQVDDQLIDDCCLLPNQIMIPQVYQANSITAVATPILFYQSFPLQLEYGSEPDLTFIPELNPVEGCMHNGQIVDAVRHLYLGKQPLLVKQCTRCGAKSQVHNTTRTAAIRAWEQRWAKGCPCGGTWRIHNMNHQ
- the LOC100678358 gene encoding uncharacterized protein LOC100678358 yields the protein MGKTKRQVSQVKRAGCRPRRQRIIRPLNLPPEIWQKYLSTKSHKENIQQTNTYTTEMNLPASTASENKLVMKDVKATSSKTSVGATCCNSAGNEPNILKQLSVKIDNSYAVQFNCLFLNENLCKALEIHKSIYDKVMNAKQAFIKFSVQTVIHNKEKGLSDHVILAESELNVSLNLLEKQELLLSNLQKTFREITAPLSVLTCYNIEQDNMLRLSACLSKKENEIDDLKQRNGSLEIKIRNNEQKLLKTKQTYQNIIKTKDKLLSDAKRKCCLMMKRIRLMKESNRRKNNNNMESLGIQAKIKNLVAESIKLTESLKKNILENHTHSCTTCNNELAVKNKNEIIFNLNNQLKDLHKQNKRKDNVIHSLLISSRHLNRQIVAIKESSKLKEKQCKFETAKLTSCIDNLRRKQDRWLTDRFFQKRHSIMLFEKIKQMEIQENKKALFCFNKIEKNSNDAVIPKT